The following coding sequences are from one Humulus lupulus chromosome X, drHumLupu1.1, whole genome shotgun sequence window:
- the LOC133807333 gene encoding la-related protein 1C-like gives MSAENPGDGDGGEGPHLKPGNALPWAKIVQGESESIQAAHRSSSLASSSVAEETVSFFPESSSSPPLMTNDPLLFGISNGDSSIAVKQKKQAWNKVSNGGADVSPVMTEGPWPTLPKPSHTSKSSTDSGNSPSKPVTGGSISNSQVPAKMQFQTSSRRQDTPNPNMAHAPFRQRSMKRGGGGGGVGGGPTISHYSHHPPPPQPPLLYPFYSGSGFPSPSVVPDQSAREPFLNNRPAGGFVSQSLPGNRNFGRRGNFGSHPDYDGSFQNHYGGRRDQGRGNFANARNPHMQQPHRAPNMGPPLFPPRGPPFIGLPIPLPAEYFCFPMQPQPPPPSNMFIPVADMLSNQIIEQVNYYFSDANLVKDQFLRSNMDDQGWVKISLIANFPKMKRFKNMQLILNSLQASSVVEVQDDKVRRRNDWMKWSPLPPAASGQVSTESGSLSPASNSSSLAASFQNVSLGEARATTVAGEADPNTK, from the exons ATGTCGGCTGAAAACCCCGGCGACGGCGACGGCGGCGAAGGTCCTCATTTGAAGCCAGGTAATGCTCTTCCCTGGGCTAAAATCGTTCAAGGTGAGTCCGAATCCATCCAAGCGGCTCACCGATCTTCGTCTTTGGCGAGCTCGTCTGTAGCGGAGGAGACGGTATCTTTTTTTCCTGAGTCTTCTTCCTCACCGCCTTTGATGACGAATGATCCTCTCCTTTTTGGAATCTCCAATGGGGATAGCAGCATTGCAGTGAAGCAAAAGAAGCAGGCTTGGAATAAGGTTTCAAACGGCGGCGCTGATGTCTCCCCTGTAATGACTGAGGGTCCCTGGCCTACCTTACCCAAGCCTTCGCATACATCGAAGTCGTCAACTGATTCAGGGAACTCACCTTCTAAGCCTGTCACTGGTGGATCGATCTCCAATTCCCAG GTACCGGCTAAAATGCAGTTTCAAACTTCATCCAGAAGACAGGATACCCCCAATCCGAATATGGCTCATGCGCCGTTTCGGCAAAGATCTATGAAACGTGGCGGCGGCGGAGGTGGCGTTGGGGGTGGCCCCACAATTAGCCACTATTCGCATCATCCTCCGCCGCCGCAACCACCTCTGTTGTACCCTTTCTACTCGGGATCGGGTTTCCCCTCTCCGAGTGTAGTGCCTGACCAGTCTGCAAGAGAGCCTTTCCTCAACAACAGACCAGCAGGAGGGTTTGTTTCTCAATCACTTCCTGGTAATCGGAATTTTGGCCGGAGAGGAAATTTTGGATCCCACCCTGACTATGATGGTTCGTTCCAGAATCACTATGGCGGCAGGCGTGATCAGGGTCGCGGAAACTTTGCAAATGCAAGGAATCCACACATGCAGCAGCCACATAGAGCCCCAAATATGGGGCCTCCGCTGTTCCCACCCAGAGGCCCTCCTTTTATCGGTCTCCCCATACCATTGCCTGCTG AGTACTTTTGTTTTCCCATGCAACCTCAACCTCCGCCTCCGTCTAATATGTTCATTCCTGTTGCGGATATGTTGTCCAATCAGATTATTGAACAAGTTAATTACTATTTCAG CGACGCTAACTTAGTCAAAGACCAATTTTTAAGGTCAAACATGGATGATCAGGGCTGGGTTAAAATTTCCCTGATCGCTAACTTTCCCAAG ATGAAAAGATTTAAGAATATGCAGTTAATACTCAACTCCCTACAAGCTTCTTCTGTTGTGGAAGTGCAG GATGACAAGGTGAGAAGGCGTAATGATTGGATGAAATGGTCACCTTTACCGCCGGCGGCTTCGGGTCAAGTTTCCACTGAGTCAGGCTCACTATCCCCTGCTTCTAATTCCAGTTCACTGGCTGCTTCGTTTCAAAATGTTAGTCTGGGGGAAGCAAGAGCAACCACCGTTGCAGGTGAAGCGGATCCCAATAccaaataa